A window from bacterium encodes these proteins:
- a CDS encoding ABC transporter permease translates to MNWVGFYTLIRREVERTFRVITQTIVTPLISAFLYIFIFGSIVGGKIDLIGGVSYISFVLPGILMMNVVAAAFGSTSSAVYFGRWTRNIQEILVAPLSHLEMVIGFTLSGVVRGILVGVGVLFIAVLFGVAQMEHFGFFLFYLIGVSAIFSLLGILAGLQAGGFEQLSVWNTFIITPLSFLGGVFYSISMLPQNLHVIALWNPFFYFADGIRFSMVGISEANQTFGMLMTLFLIIGLSVLVERLFAKGWRIRE, encoded by the coding sequence ATGAACTGGGTAGGATTTTACACATTGATACGCAGAGAGGTTGAGCGAACGTTTAGGGTCATCACACAAACGATTGTTACCCCTCTGATTTCCGCCTTCCTCTACATTTTCATTTTCGGTTCGATAGTTGGCGGGAAGATAGACCTTATCGGCGGTGTTTCTTACATTTCCTTTGTGTTGCCGGGGATTCTGATGATGAATGTTGTCGCGGCCGCTTTTGGAAGCACTTCTTCCGCAGTTTATTTCGGCCGTTGGACGCGCAATATCCAAGAAATACTTGTTGCTCCTCTTTCCCATCTTGAAATGGTAATTGGGTTTACTTTAAGCGGAGTCGTTCGCGGCATTTTGGTTGGTGTGGGGGTGCTTTTCATTGCCGTTTTGTTTGGTGTGGCACAGATGGAACATTTTGGCTTTTTCCTTTTCTACCTTATCGGTGTGTCTGCAATTTTCTCGCTATTGGGAATTCTTGCTGGTCTTCAGGCGGGCGGATTCGAACAGTTAAGCGTATGGAACACATTCATTATCACGCCCCTTTCTTTTCTCGGAGGTGTTTTCTACTCAATCTCAATGCTTCCGCAAAATTTGCACGTTATTGCTTTATGGAATCCGTTTTTCTATTTTGCGGATGGTATCCGGTTTTCAATGGTTGGTATCAGCGAAGCCAATCAGACGTTCGGCATGCTCATGACCCTTTTTCTGATTATCGGTCTTTCCGTGCTTGTAGAACGTCTTTTTGCCAAGGGCTGGAGAATAAGAGAGTAG
- a CDS encoding ABC transporter ATP-binding protein — protein MSALEITHLKKKYKNAVAVDDISFRIEKGEFFGFLGVNGAGKTTTIHCITGIATYAEGSILVGGADVKNNYREARKKVGLSPQEFNVDIFSTTRKILDYMGGYYGMRSAERKKRINELLVQFDLLPHATKPFQWLSGGLKRRVMLARALMHDPEVLILDEPTAGVDVEMRHDLWEYLQDLNKKGKTILLTSHYLEEVERLCDRIAIIHKGKIIALDKKEVFLEGGKKLEERFLELTKEEKPKTS, from the coding sequence GTGAGTGCGCTAGAAATTACACATCTGAAAAAGAAATATAAAAATGCCGTCGCTGTCGACGACATTTCTTTTCGTATAGAGAAAGGAGAGTTTTTCGGATTTTTGGGAGTGAACGGAGCGGGGAAAACGACAACAATCCATTGTATTACGGGAATCGCAACGTATGCCGAGGGCTCAATTCTTGTCGGTGGAGCTGATGTAAAAAACAACTACCGCGAGGCGCGAAAAAAAGTGGGACTGTCTCCCCAGGAATTCAATGTTGATATTTTTTCGACTACCCGAAAGATTCTCGATTATATGGGGGGATATTATGGCATGAGGAGCGCGGAACGGAAAAAACGCATCAATGAACTTTTGGTTCAATTTGATCTTCTTCCGCATGCCACTAAACCATTTCAATGGCTTTCCGGCGGGCTTAAGCGTCGTGTGATGCTCGCACGAGCCTTGATGCATGACCCTGAAGTTTTGATTCTCGACGAACCGACTGCGGGTGTTGATGTCGAAATGAGACATGACTTGTGGGAGTACCTCCAAGATTTGAACAAAAAAGGAAAAACCATCCTTCTTACCTCGCACTATCTTGAAGAAGTTGAGCGGCTGTGCGACCGCATTGCCATTATTCACAAAGGGAAAATTATCGCACTTGATAAAAAGGAAGTATTCCTTGAAGGGGGCAAAAAACTCGAGGAGCGATTTTTAGAGTTAACCAAAGAAGAAAAACCCAAAACATCATGA
- a CDS encoding VIT1/CCC1 transporter family protein: MHLSRASFLSYMRNFIFGAEDSLVSTVGLLAGIAAAGTEKREIVIAGLVLITVEAFSMGIGSYLSERSLSDSESKDGERKTIVGALIMLLSYALAGFIPLSPYLFLPIDIASNTSIGATLASLFLLGIISARALKTNVLKNAFRLLFFGGIASLLGIAVGIALK, encoded by the coding sequence ATGCATCTTTCTCGCGCTTCCTTCCTTTCATATATGCGCAATTTTATTTTTGGCGCGGAAGACAGTCTTGTGTCTACGGTGGGTTTGCTTGCAGGTATTGCCGCGGCAGGAACTGAAAAACGAGAGATTGTCATTGCCGGTCTTGTCCTGATTACCGTGGAAGCCTTTTCCATGGGCATTGGGAGCTACCTTTCGGAACGCAGCCTCAGCGATTCCGAGAGCAAAGACGGGGAAAGAAAAACCATTGTGGGAGCCCTGATTATGCTTCTTTCTTATGCCCTGGCCGGCTTTATTCCCCTTTCCCCATATTTGTTTCTTCCAATAGATATTGCCTCGAATACATCCATCGGAGCCACTTTGGCGTCTTTGTTCCTGCTCGGAATAATCAGCGCGCGAGCGTTAAAAACAAATGTGCTGAAAAATGCTTTTCGTCTATTGTTTTTTGGCGGAATTGCTTCCCTGTTGGGAATCGCCGTCGGTATTGCGCTTAAATAG
- a CDS encoding YvcK family protein has product MRFLSPTRKKKVVVIGGGTGSFVMLRGLKEYPFDITAVVTMFDSGGSSGILRDEFGVLPPGDARRCLVALSGGEREETLRSLFNFRFNNPGSTLHGHNFGNLFLTALAHIKSDDAEAIAEAGKLLNIKGTVLPVSVHKSQLCAELEDGSIIEGETNIDIPKHDGSKRIEKVFLKPEAHVYEKTREAITQADMIIIGPGDLYTSIIPNLLVKGVSEAIRESRAKKVYILNLMTKWGETHGFCASDFAREVLLYLGMKHFDVIVGNSKVVPSPLLKGYEAEKKYPVIIDGALSQYGGKIVIDDIYDDTSVLRHDSHKIAAIIGKL; this is encoded by the coding sequence ATGCGCTTTCTTAGCCCGACAAGGAAAAAGAAAGTAGTCGTCATCGGGGGCGGCACCGGAAGCTTTGTTATGCTCCGTGGTCTGAAGGAATATCCGTTTGACATCACCGCCGTGGTCACGATGTTTGATTCGGGTGGTTCAAGCGGAATTCTCCGAGACGAATTCGGAGTTTTACCGCCGGGCGATGCGCGCCGGTGTCTCGTCGCTTTGTCGGGAGGGGAGCGGGAAGAAACACTGCGAAGTCTTTTTAATTTTCGTTTCAATAATCCGGGGAGCACCCTTCACGGGCACAATTTCGGCAATTTATTTTTAACGGCTCTTGCACACATCAAGTCTGACGATGCGGAGGCGATAGCGGAAGCGGGGAAGCTTCTCAATATTAAAGGCACCGTCTTGCCCGTAAGCGTGCACAAATCGCAGTTATGCGCGGAACTTGAAGATGGGAGCATAATTGAGGGAGAAACCAACATCGATATTCCCAAACATGACGGCTCAAAACGCATAGAGAAAGTTTTTCTTAAGCCCGAAGCACATGTGTACGAAAAAACCCGGGAAGCCATTACGCAGGCGGATATGATTATTATCGGTCCAGGAGATTTATATACATCGATAATTCCGAATCTTCTGGTAAAAGGGGTTTCGGAAGCGATTCGGGAAAGTCGCGCAAAAAAAGTTTATATACTTAATTTGATGACAAAGTGGGGCGAAACTCACGGATTTTGCGCATCCGACTTCGCCCGCGAAGTACTGTTGTATCTTGGGATGAAACATTTTGATGTTATTGTCGGGAACTCGAAAGTTGTGCCCTCGCCCCTGTTAAAGGGTTACGAAGCGGAAAAGAAATATCCGGTTATTATAGATGGCGCGCTTTCGCAATACGGGGGGAAAATAGTGATAGACGATATTTATGACGACACATCCGTCCTACGTCACGATTCTCATAAAATAGCGGCCATTATAGGGAAACTTTAG
- a CDS encoding DUF2090 domain-containing protein, producing the protein MNADIFTKRGAFLMLALDHEDSFRKIINPRNPAGVYPSDIIELKRGIIASLLSRMSGVLIDSEYGLPAYEGATKKTLHQPPYLLRVEESSYEGGTDERYTKIIYTAKDLKEKGAQGVKLLLYFNPFSKSAEKQLQTAKEVLADAHSAQMPLFLEIVTYEVEGAPKSRGELILSSMDALIAKDIIPDVWKLEFPEGDPYVCKEMNTKAGNVPWILLTRGVSFDAFKEQLQTAVEAGAKGFLAGRALWQEVGAYEPSEREIFFRETLPRRFDEIASLILHKKPSE; encoded by the coding sequence ATGAACGCCGATATATTTACGAAAAGAGGTGCGTTTTTGATGCTTGCTCTTGACCACGAAGACAGTTTCAGGAAAATTATCAATCCGCGCAATCCCGCAGGGGTGTACCCTTCGGATATCATTGAACTCAAACGGGGTATTATCGCTTCTTTGCTTTCCCGGATGAGCGGGGTTCTCATTGATTCGGAATATGGTTTGCCCGCATACGAGGGAGCGACAAAGAAAACTCTTCATCAGCCGCCCTATCTTTTGCGTGTTGAGGAATCCAGCTACGAAGGAGGAACCGACGAACGATACACGAAAATTATCTACACAGCTAAAGATTTAAAAGAAAAAGGAGCGCAGGGAGTCAAACTGCTTCTTTACTTCAACCCGTTTTCCAAATCAGCGGAAAAGCAACTTCAAACGGCCAAAGAAGTGCTCGCCGACGCTCACTCCGCACAAATGCCTTTGTTCCTTGAGATCGTGACATACGAAGTGGAAGGGGCCCCGAAATCGCGCGGAGAACTGATTCTTTCTTCCATGGATGCGCTTATTGCAAAGGATATTATTCCCGACGTGTGGAAACTTGAATTCCCCGAAGGTGACCCGTATGTATGTAAGGAAATGAACACAAAAGCAGGCAATGTCCCGTGGATTCTTCTGACCCGCGGAGTATCTTTCGACGCTTTCAAAGAGCAACTCCAGACGGCCGTTGAAGCCGGAGCAAAGGGATTTCTTGCCGGGCGCGCCTTGTGGCAGGAAGTCGGGGCCTACGAACCTTCCGAAAGAGAAATTTTCTTTCGAGAAACACTGCCACGGCGGTTTGACGAAATAGCCTCTCTCATACTTCATAAGAAACCGTCCGAGTAA
- the rpmG gene encoding 50S ribosomal protein L33 has translation MSQDKLIRIVSEGDAKGVGKGHVYFTSKNKKNTPAKLSIKKYNPIARKHTVYKEKK, from the coding sequence ATGTCTCAAGATAAACTCATAAGAATCGTTTCGGAAGGGGACGCAAAAGGCGTAGGTAAGGGCCATGTGTATTTTACGTCCAAAAACAAAAAAAATACTCCGGCGAAACTTTCAATTAAAAAATACAACCCAATAGCCCGGAAGCATACGGTGTACAAAGAGAAAAAGTAA
- a CDS encoding DUF378 domain-containing protein, with protein MNKIAWWLVIIGALNWGLVGIGELVGGNWNMVNLLLGSISSLEAIVYVLVGASAVVLLLDKKKMM; from the coding sequence ATGAATAAAATTGCATGGTGGCTTGTCATCATCGGGGCTCTTAACTGGGGACTCGTAGGGATAGGCGAACTCGTCGGAGGAAATTGGAACATGGTCAATTTGCTTCTCGGAAGCATTTCTTCACTTGAAGCCATAGTATACGTGCTCGTTGGCGCTTCGGCAGTCGTTCTCCTCCTTGATAAGAAGAAAATGATGTAG
- a CDS encoding nucleoside monophosphate kinase, whose translation MQKSVRFILVTGGPCSGKNTLAEGLAREYGFGFIDMGDYLRKTIQNDPSFSNVLKEPHLQEALKTAMNSGHLLPDEIIDTCFQKEVTRIIRERNGDYAPKSIPIIVCGYPRTNGQRASFIRYWSHFGVTHLFLDGEKEIFLERLLRAGKTRGDRKDDSTSTFEKRWKEFKGKTVPMIKYLQLQEKNIIRNLRITQTNLSTIESVFKRARQLLALPRHTKNGKGRIRNFVGPVPASVSV comes from the coding sequence ATGCAGAAAAGCGTTCGTTTTATCCTGGTTACCGGTGGACCGTGTTCGGGCAAAAACACCCTTGCGGAAGGGCTCGCCCGCGAATATGGTTTTGGTTTCATCGACATGGGCGATTATCTTCGCAAAACGATTCAAAACGACCCGAGTTTTTCGAACGTTTTGAAAGAACCCCACCTTCAGGAGGCGCTGAAAACGGCAATGAATTCGGGTCATTTGCTTCCCGACGAAATTATTGACACGTGCTTCCAAAAAGAAGTTACGCGCATTATTCGTGAAAGAAATGGTGATTATGCGCCAAAGAGCATACCGATAATTGTTTGCGGTTATCCCCGGACAAACGGCCAACGCGCAAGTTTCATACGTTATTGGTCACATTTTGGCGTCACACATCTCTTTCTTGACGGGGAAAAGGAAATTTTCCTCGAGAGACTGCTTCGTGCCGGCAAAACCAGAGGTGACAGGAAAGACGACTCGACGTCCACTTTCGAGAAACGGTGGAAAGAATTCAAGGGCAAAACCGTACCCATGATCAAGTACCTCCAGTTACAGGAAAAAAACATTATTCGAAACCTCCGTATCACCCAAACCAATTTGTCAACAATTGAGTCGGTGTTCAAAAGAGCCCGTCAATTACTCGCTCTCCCCCGGCATACAAAAAACGGAAAGGGAAGAATTCGTAATTTTGTCGGTCCTGTACCGGCATCAGTTTCTGTTTAA
- the eno gene encoding phosphopyruvate hydratase, whose translation METIKKIRNIFAREVLDSRGNPTVEVDVTLEDGAFGRAAIPSGASTGTHEAVELRDGDKKRYQGKGVSNAVTHVNTTLSNSLVGKEFGQENLDKTMLEIDGTENKSNLGANAILGVSLGFSHAAAQSEKKPLYRYFNDISGKGKMILPVPLMNILNGGKHALNSTDLQEFMIVPHGAQTFKEALRYGSEIFHTLKKVLEEMNCNVMVGDEGGYAPALPSNEAAIEVILKSIDRAGYVAGKDVSLAIDAASNELYADGKYNLKTEGKNLTTDEMIAMYVDWQKKYPLISLEDGLYEDDWDGYKKLTDILGGKMQIVGDDLFVTNPVRLEKGITEGVGNSILVKLNQIGTVTETIHTIEIARKARYTSIISHRSGETEDTTIADFAVGLGTGQIKTGSLSRSERVAKYNRLLRIEEELGNEAVYAGKKTFPVAP comes from the coding sequence ATGGAAACGATAAAGAAAATACGAAACATTTTTGCAAGAGAAGTTCTCGACTCCCGCGGGAATCCTACTGTTGAAGTTGACGTTACTCTTGAAGACGGCGCATTTGGCCGTGCGGCCATTCCTTCCGGCGCTTCCACAGGCACGCACGAGGCCGTTGAACTCCGCGATGGAGACAAAAAACGGTATCAAGGTAAAGGGGTATCCAACGCGGTTACGCACGTAAACACAACCTTGAGTAATTCGCTTGTCGGAAAAGAGTTTGGTCAAGAAAATCTCGACAAGACAATGCTTGAAATTGACGGCACAGAAAACAAAAGTAATCTTGGGGCAAACGCGATTTTAGGAGTATCACTCGGATTTTCTCACGCGGCAGCCCAGAGCGAGAAGAAACCGCTCTACCGCTATTTCAATGACATAAGCGGAAAAGGCAAGATGATTCTTCCCGTTCCTCTCATGAACATTTTAAACGGCGGAAAACATGCTCTTAATTCCACCGATCTTCAAGAATTCATGATAGTACCGCACGGGGCGCAGACGTTTAAAGAAGCATTGCGATACGGTTCGGAAATTTTTCATACACTGAAGAAAGTACTCGAAGAAATGAATTGCAATGTCATGGTTGGGGACGAGGGAGGATACGCGCCCGCTCTGCCTTCAAACGAGGCTGCCATTGAAGTGATTTTAAAATCAATTGACCGCGCCGGTTATGTTGCCGGAAAAGATGTCTCTCTTGCCATAGACGCCGCGTCGAACGAACTTTATGCCGATGGAAAATATAACCTCAAAACCGAAGGGAAAAATCTTACGACGGATGAAATGATTGCCATGTACGTGGACTGGCAGAAAAAATATCCTCTTATTTCTCTTGAAGATGGCCTGTACGAAGATGACTGGGATGGATACAAAAAACTTACCGATATTCTTGGTGGGAAAATGCAGATTGTCGGTGACGACTTGTTTGTAACAAATCCCGTACGCCTCGAAAAAGGAATTACGGAAGGAGTTGGAAATTCAATCCTTGTGAAACTAAATCAAATAGGGACTGTCACCGAAACGATACACACTATCGAAATCGCGCGGAAAGCTCGATATACATCAATCATTTCCCACCGTTCAGGAGAAACCGAGGACACGACCATAGCCGATTTTGCGGTAGGTCTTGGGACAGGGCAGATTAAAACAGGCTCTCTTTCCCGAAGTGAGCGGGTGGCAAAATACAATCGGCTATTAAGAATTGAGGAAGAATTGGGGAATGAGGCCGTATATGCAGGCAAAAAGACTTTTCCTGTCGCCCCCTAA
- a CDS encoding RNA-binding protein, with amino-acid sequence MAKKLYIGGLPYTTTDERLSEVFSQAGAVESANVIMDRMTGKSRGFGFVTMTNDEDGQKAIDMLNGKDMDGRTITVNEARPMQPR; translated from the coding sequence ATGGCGAAGAAGTTATATATTGGCGGTTTGCCTTACACTACGACCGATGAGAGACTTTCAGAAGTTTTCTCACAGGCCGGAGCAGTTGAGTCAGCAAACGTCATTATGGACCGTATGACCGGAAAGTCCCGCGGATTCGGATTTGTCACTATGACAAACGACGAAGACGGACAGAAAGCTATTGACATGCTCAATGGCAAGGACATGGATGGTAGAACCATCACGGTTAACGAGGCGCGACCTATGCAGCCTCGCTAA
- a CDS encoding ATP phosphoribosyltransferase regulatory subunit, which translates to MEEKAKKLSTESYKGVRDFYPEDMAVQNYIFSTWRKIVEEAGYQEYEASILEYADLYRSKGNDEIVNDQMYLFKDKGDREVALRPEMTPSLARMIAAKRRGLKLPLRWYSIPNVFRYERPQRGRKREHWQLNCDLIGVPGIEGDVEIISLAHKTMREFGAKDEDFIIRVNDRKLFDEIFEEIGGCSSSTRKEVIRLVDAQEKIDNFKDELTRNLGEEKKERFLELLNGKKTTKNLDNLKNELNSRGINNVVIDTNIARGFDYYTGIVFEAFDTNTENRRSLFGGGRYDNLLEMFGVEPVAIVGFGIGDVTVRDFLESHNLPLTISKKL; encoded by the coding sequence ATGGAAGAAAAGGCAAAGAAGCTTTCAACTGAGAGCTACAAAGGTGTGCGGGATTTTTATCCCGAAGACATGGCTGTTCAAAATTATATTTTCTCGACATGGAGAAAAATAGTTGAGGAAGCCGGGTATCAAGAGTATGAAGCATCCATACTTGAATATGCCGACCTCTATCGAAGTAAAGGAAACGACGAAATTGTTAATGACCAGATGTATCTGTTCAAGGATAAAGGCGACCGTGAAGTTGCCCTTCGTCCAGAAATGACACCTTCGCTTGCCCGCATGATTGCGGCAAAGCGCAGAGGTCTCAAGCTCCCCCTCCGTTGGTATTCAATCCCAAACGTTTTTCGTTACGAACGTCCTCAACGCGGACGCAAGCGCGAACACTGGCAGCTCAACTGTGACCTTATAGGTGTTCCTGGAATTGAGGGAGATGTAGAGATTATTTCTCTTGCTCATAAAACTATGCGAGAGTTCGGAGCAAAAGATGAAGATTTCATTATACGAGTGAATGACCGGAAACTCTTTGACGAAATTTTTGAAGAGATTGGCGGTTGTTCATCGAGTACGAGAAAAGAAGTTATACGCCTTGTGGATGCTCAAGAAAAAATTGATAACTTTAAAGACGAACTTACCCGTAACTTGGGAGAAGAGAAAAAAGAAAGATTTCTAGAACTTTTGAATGGGAAGAAAACAACAAAAAATCTTGATAACTTAAAAAACGAGCTCAATTCAAGAGGGATTAATAATGTGGTTATTGATACAAACATTGCTCGGGGTTTTGATTACTACACGGGTATTGTCTTTGAAGCTTTTGACACAAACACGGAAAATCGTCGTTCTCTTTTTGGTGGTGGACGATATGATAATTTGCTTGAGATGTTCGGTGTAGAACCTGTAGCAATCGTTGGTTTCGGTATAGGAGATGTTACTGTTCGCGATTTTCTGGAAAGCCACAACCTCCCGCTTACTATTTCTAAAAAGTTATAA
- a CDS encoding ribonuclease H-like domain-containing protein has product MRKIVFDVETANLFQDVGTNNPADLTISLLAIYDYTEDKYSSFLENELSQLWPILSKADILIGYNSDHFDIPLLNKYYPGNLAKIKSVDLLREIKNSIGKRVRLDQVAQGTLGVSKSGHGLQALEWWKKGEIEKVKAYCIDDVKITKDLYEYALKNSKLFYKEGPAKLEIKLDTRLWEEVKETAFTQSLF; this is encoded by the coding sequence ATGCGAAAAATAGTTTTTGATGTTGAAACCGCGAATCTCTTTCAAGACGTGGGTACGAATAATCCTGCCGATTTGACCATTTCTCTTCTTGCCATTTACGACTACACGGAAGACAAGTATTCATCATTTTTGGAAAACGAACTTTCGCAGTTGTGGCCTATTCTCTCAAAAGCTGACATTCTTATCGGCTATAACTCGGACCACTTCGACATCCCCCTTCTCAATAAATATTACCCCGGCAATCTGGCAAAAATTAAAAGTGTTGATTTGCTGAGAGAGATTAAAAACAGTATTGGCAAGCGCGTACGCCTTGACCAGGTGGCGCAAGGAACTCTCGGTGTTTCTAAATCCGGACACGGCCTCCAGGCCCTTGAATGGTGGAAAAAGGGCGAGATAGAAAAAGTGAAAGCATATTGCATCGATGACGTAAAGATCACAAAAGATCTGTACGAGTATGCGCTTAAAAATAGCAAACTTTTCTATAAAGAAGGCCCTGCCAAACTTGAAATAAAACTTGATACCAGGCTTTGGGAAGAAGTCAAAGAAACCGCTTTCACCCAATCACTTTTCTAA
- a CDS encoding undecaprenyl-diphosphate phosphatase — translation MTVIQAILLGIVEGITEFLPVSSTGHLILVSQISHLAQTDFLKSFEIIIQLGAIASVIVLYWKSFLNLTIIKKLVVAFLPTALVGFTLYRVVKTYFLGNNAIVLWALFIGGIVLIVFELLHKEKDTATEDVHSISYSQSFFVGLFQSVALIPGVSRSAATILGGLLLGLKRKTIVEFSFLLAVPTMLAASGLDLYKNASTFSLNEAGILAVGFFSAFLVAMASIKFFLGFVQKHDFVPFGIYRILVALLFWFIIF, via the coding sequence ATGACCGTTATCCAAGCGATTTTGCTCGGCATAGTTGAGGGCATTACCGAATTTTTACCGGTATCCTCGACGGGGCATTTAATCCTCGTGAGTCAAATTTCACATTTGGCCCAAACGGATTTCCTTAAAAGTTTTGAAATAATCATTCAACTCGGGGCCATCGCTTCGGTTATCGTTCTCTATTGGAAATCGTTTCTTAACCTTACCATCATAAAGAAACTTGTTGTCGCGTTTCTCCCGACGGCGCTTGTTGGATTTACCCTGTACCGCGTTGTGAAAACATATTTCTTGGGGAATAACGCCATTGTTCTTTGGGCGCTTTTTATCGGTGGTATTGTTCTTATTGTTTTTGAACTTCTCCATAAGGAAAAAGACACCGCAACCGAAGACGTGCATTCCATCTCTTATTCCCAGTCGTTTTTTGTCGGGCTGTTCCAGTCCGTGGCGCTTATTCCCGGAGTCTCGCGTTCGGCTGCGACAATTCTGGGAGGATTGCTTTTGGGGCTCAAAAGAAAAACAATCGTTGAGTTTTCCTTCCTGCTTGCCGTGCCCACGATGCTTGCCGCAAGCGGGCTTGATCTGTACAAAAATGCTTCCACTTTTTCCTTAAACGAGGCGGGGATACTTGCCGTGGGTTTTTTCTCGGCATTTTTGGTTGCCATGGCAAGTATCAAATTTTTCCTCGGATTTGTTCAAAAACACGACTTTGTCCCATTCGGCATATACCGCATTTTGGTAGCGCTTCTTTTTTGGTTTATTATTTTTTGA